One Dromiciops gliroides isolate mDroGli1 chromosome 3, mDroGli1.pri, whole genome shotgun sequence DNA segment encodes these proteins:
- the LOC122747868 gene encoding uncharacterized protein LOC122747868 has protein sequence MCAINLSLRRVLGKRKGGGAGLEEGGKATWKLICIHNTLPLLLAEKRTLRSFPSTNPPSLYSSGLRDKLNLPGDSRRLRPRRLARGSPSHGRRSLVEGESRGGVAGALGLAGGGGSGREWRRRSSRRRRSCPSLLPLLLLPLPLSSPPPRSPAAAAASLPCSGSPVLPYPSRPVPDDPALFPPTPGRVGVGGRGWVVCSRGSCGGGDS, from the exons ATGTGTGCGATCAACTTGTCTCTAAGAAGAGTTCTG gggaagagaaaagggggcgGAGCCGGCCTCGAAGAAGGGGGCAAGGCTACCTGGAAGCTAATTTGCATACATAACACCCTCCCTCTCCTATTGGCTGAAAAGCGCACGCTGCGCTCATTCCCTTCCACTAACCCGCCATCTCTTTACAGCTCGGGCCTCAGAGATAAACTCAACTTGCCCGGAGATTCAAGGCGACTTCGGCCCCGGCGATTGGCCCGTGGTTCCCCCAGCCACGGGCGGCGGTCATTGGTTGAGGGCGAAAGCCGAGGGGGCGTGGCCGGGGCCCTCGGATTGGCCGGAGGGGGCGGTTCCGGGAGAGAGTGGAGGCGGCGAag cagccgccgccgccgtaGTTGTCCGTCgttgctgccgctgctgctgctgccgctgccgctgtcGTCTCCTCCTCCTCGGTCACCGGCTGCAGCCGCTGCCTCCCTTCCCTGCTCCGGGTCCCCCGTCCTCCCGTACCCGTCCCGTCCAGTGCCCGACGATCCCgccctcttcccccccacccccgggagAGTAGGAGTCGGAGGCCGGGGGTGGGTGGTGTGCAGCCGCGGGTCCTGCGGTGGTGGTGACAGTTAG